One Sesamum indicum cultivar Zhongzhi No. 13 linkage group LG14, S_indicum_v1.0, whole genome shotgun sequence genomic window, CTATCAAATTATCTTTGCACATGAAGAGTAAAATACCACTTCCACGTTATCTTAGCGAGGATCAATAAATAAAGTCAGTCAAATCAGAaacatcataaataaattgattatatttcttctaaaaaagaaaagtgaagcCAAATCATTCCCAACCTACCATCCTTTTTCATATCACTAGCATCCTAATTCCAAATTCTCAAACCTCGTATGCAACTGCCTTCCCCCTCAGGACACATTTCAGATATGCAGCCCTTCAAGGTTGTCTACGCTCAAGCTTGAAGGATTTGAATAACTAAAGCGTACaacagaacaaaaaacaaacaggGCGCGTTTTATCTAGAGAGAAAGGTAACATGGTGATTCATTTAGTCACTGTTTCTAGTAAGTTGATTATAGGTATTTCCGTCTCCTGGCTTTCCCTTGTGTTTAAAAGTCAAGGAAATTTATTAGCACTTTCCAGGATAAAACTAAAGTATGACCCCTGGTCCATTATTTCTGCCAGAAGAAGAATGGTAGTAGAAATAATGGATCATGAGCTTTCTCTTCAGAATCCTAGTATGGACTTCAACTAAGTTTTGTGGATTCAGAAGCACTCATCGGCATCATACTTCCATTCACAAGCAATGATTCAATATCTTTCCTGTCCACCTCTCTCCCAATCTTTAGCAATCATTCTACATACTATAACCTTACTACGAAATTCTCATGATTCAGAAATCCTAACTGAATAAGGGCAATTATCTCCTATAAATCAGAAAGCTGAGATTTTCTTGGCTGTCCAAGTGCCATCTTTCTTTTCGTACAACAATATACCCAAGTACTTCATTGAAGATGCAAATTAGCATGAACACACTGATTTATTCTATCAAATTATCTTTGCCAATGAAGAGTAAAATAGTCCACGTTATCTTAGCGAGGATCAATAAATAAAGTCAGTCAAATCAGAaacatcataaataaattgattatatttcttctagaaaagaaaagtgaagCCAAATCATTCCCAACCTACCATCCTTTTTCATATCACTAGCATCCTAATTCCAAATTCTCAAACCTCATATGCAACTGCCTTCCCCCTCAGGACACATTTCAGATATGCAGCCCTTCAAGGTTGTCTAGGCTCAAGCTTGAATGATTTGAATAACTAAAGCGTACaacagaacaaaaaacaaacaggGCGTGTTTTATCTAGAGAGAAAGGTAACATGGTGATTCATTTAGTTACTGTTTCTAGTAAGTTGATTATAGGTATTTCTGTCTCCTGGCTTTCCCTTGTGTTTAAAAGTCAAGGAAATTTATTAGCACTTTCCAGGATAAAACTAAAGTATGACCCCTGGTCCATTATTTCTGCCAGAGAAGAATGGTAGTAGAAATAATGGATCATGAGCTTTCTCTTCAGAATCCTAGTATGGACTTCAACTAAGTTTTGTGGATTCAGAAGCACTCGTCGGCATCATACTTCCATTCACAAGCAATGATTCAATATCTTTCCTGTCCACCTCTCTCCAAATCTTTAGCAATAATTCTACATACTATAACCTTACTACGAAATTCTCATGATTCAGAAATCCTAACTGAATAAGGGCAATTATCAAGAGTTCCAGTTCCTAACATTCTCTTAAGTCCTATTTCAGCAACAATATTTGAAGTCCTATAAATCAGAAAGCTGAGATTTTCTTGGCTGTCCAAGTGCCATCTTTCTTTTCGTACAACAATATACTCAAGTACTTCATTGAAGATGCAAATTAGCATGAACACACTGATTTATTCTATCAAATTATCTTTGCCAAAGAAGAGTAAAATAGTCCACGTTATCTTAGCGAGGATCAATAAATAAAGTCAGTCAAATCAGAaacatcataaataaattgattatatttcttctagaaaagaaaagtgaagCCAAATCATTCCCAACCTACCATCCTTTTTCATATCACTAGCATCCTAATTCCAAATTCTCAAACCTCATATGCAACTGCCTTCCCCCTCAGGACACATTTCAGATATGCAGCCCTTCAAGGTTGTCTAGGCTCAAGCTTGAAGGATTTGAATAACTAAAGCGTACaacagaacaaaaaacaaacaggGCGCGTTTTATCTAGAGAGAAAGGTAACATGGTGATTCATTTAGTCACTGTTTCTAGTAAGTTGATTATAGGTATTTCTGTCTCCTGGCTTTCCCTTGTGTTTAAAAGTCAAGGGAATTTATTAGCACTTTCCAGGATAAACTAAAGTATGACCCCTGGTCCATTAACCAGGCTATTTCATTTCTGCCAGAAGAAGAATGGTAGTAGAAATAATGGATCATGAGCTTTCTCTTCAGAATCCTAGTATGGACTTCAACTAAGTTTTGTGGATTCAGAAGCACTCAGTCCGCATCATACTTCCATTCACATGCAATGATTCAATATCTTTTTCCTGTCCACCTTTCTCCAAATCTTTAGCAATCATTCTACATACTATAACCTTACTATAAAAATTCTCATGATTCAGAAATCCTAAGCCGTGGATCTAACCTATTTCATGTAAAATTCACAACCAAATCAGTAGAcaactaaaaatttgaatggagtTATCTAGTGAATAAATGGAAAATGGAATCCAACCAAAAGTAACAATAATACCAAATTAAAGAAGGAGAATAAATTGTAAACCGTAAACCAAGTATAATGGGATACTGATAGTTTTGActaaatcatcaaattcattaCTAATCAAAACTGGAAATCACCTCAACAGAACGATCACATTCTCCAGATCCCTGAATCTCGATGCGACAATTATCAACACCAGAGGCCTTCAAAGCGGAGAGCAAGTGCTCAACAGTCCTAACGCTGTATCCATCTTTGGACAGCGTGGTGCAGAGAGGAGTCTCCTTCAGAGCATTTTCAATTGACGC contains:
- the LOC110013118 gene encoding probable UDP-3-O-acyl-N-acetylglucosamine deacetylase 2 translates to MREGKVEFQIQWYKKTGKLPQTVADCVERTGQGLHSGDISTVRILPAAPRVGRYFIFQSNVIRASIENALKETPLCTTLSKDGYSVRTVEHLLSALKASGVDNCRIEIQGSGECDRSVEVISSFD